In the Streptomyces sp. NBC_00525 genome, one interval contains:
- a CDS encoding tyrosine-type recombinase/integrase, whose product MTYDEVQSLLDAADARVEEIRARRRKGAAAAMRDATLLKTVYAFGLRRREAWGLDVVDLRRNPRAADYGAYGALFVCFGKSSRGGQPKRRTVLTVPEIDWIVPVLQQWVSEARPLLSPGSHPALWVTERRGRLSWRGINEAFEQARNDAGLPEALDLHSLRHSYVTHLVEFGYPEKFVQDQVGHSHASTTAIYTGVSDEFRNRLVQQSLQRRHASLWESQQ is encoded by the coding sequence TTGACGTACGACGAAGTGCAATCGCTGCTGGACGCTGCGGACGCAAGAGTCGAGGAGATCCGAGCTCGCCGCCGGAAGGGGGCGGCAGCTGCCATGCGGGACGCCACACTGCTCAAGACCGTATACGCCTTCGGTCTCCGTCGAAGGGAAGCCTGGGGGCTGGACGTTGTTGACCTGCGGAGAAATCCGAGAGCCGCTGACTACGGCGCCTACGGGGCGTTGTTCGTCTGCTTCGGCAAGTCATCACGCGGCGGACAGCCCAAGCGCCGGACTGTACTCACCGTCCCCGAAATAGACTGGATTGTTCCCGTGCTTCAGCAGTGGGTGTCGGAGGCGCGTCCACTCCTTTCGCCGGGAAGTCACCCTGCGCTTTGGGTGACTGAACGCCGGGGCCGACTTTCCTGGCGAGGTATCAACGAAGCCTTCGAACAGGCTCGGAATGATGCTGGACTTCCCGAAGCGCTCGACCTGCACTCCCTCCGGCACTCGTATGTAACGCACTTGGTCGAGTTCGGCTACCCCGAGAAATTTGTGCAAGACCAGGTTGGGCATTCCCATGCTTCCACCACCGCGATTTACACAGGAGTCTCCGACGAGTTCCGCAATCGCTTAGTGCAGCAATCCTTGCAGCGGCGGCACGCATCACTCTGGGAGTCGCAGCAATGA
- a CDS encoding vitamin B12-dependent ribonucleotide reductase produces MTETASGPARGSRSNKGTKSTASKQGLRIERIHTTPGVHPYDEVVWERRDVVMTNWRDGSINFEQRGVEFPDFWSVNAVNIVTSKYFRGAVGTPQRETGLRQLIDRIVKTYRKAGEDHQYFASPADAEIFEHELAYALLHQIFSFNSPVWFNVGTPQPQQVSACFILSVDDSMESILDWYKEEGMIFKGGSGAGLNLSRIRSSKELLSSGGNASGPVSFMRGADASAGTIKSGGATRRAAKMVILDVDHPDIENFIETKVKEEEKIRALRDAGFDMDLGGDDITSVQYQNANNSVRVNDEFMKAVESGGKFGLRARMTGDVIEEVEAKSLFRKMAEAAWACADPGIQYDDTINHWHTCPESGRINGSNPCSEYMHLDNTSCNLASLNLMKFLKDDGKGNQSFESERFAKVVELVITAMDISICFADFPTEKIGENTRAFRQLGIGYANLGALLMATGHAYDSDGGRALAGAITSLMTGTSYKRSAELAAVVGPYDGYARNAEPHQRVMKQHADANAAAVHGDDLDNPIWAAATEAWQDVLRLGAKNGFRNAQASVIAPTGTIGLAMSCDTTGLEPDLALVKFKKLVGGGSMQIVNGTVPQALRRLGYQEEQIEAIVAHIAEHGNVIDAPGLKTEHYEVFDCAMGERSISAMGHVRMMAAIQPWISGALSKTVNLPESATVEDVEEVYFEAWKMGVKALAIYRDNCKVGQPLSAKTKEKEKEAVAAKAEDTIRTAVEKVVEYRPVRKRLPKGRPGITTSFTVGGAEGYMTANSYPDDGLGEVFLKMSKQGSTLAGMMDAFSIAVSVGLQYGVPLETYVSKFTNMRFEPAGMTDDPDVRMAQSIVDYIFRRLALDFLPFETRSALGIHSAEERQRHLDTGSYEPTFEEEQLEAETLAQTAPVRTEPLKAVAPVQETAKAEPRTAHTSAELVEMQLGISADAPLCFSCGTKMQRAGSCYICEGCGSTSGCS; encoded by the coding sequence ATGACAGAGACGGCGAGCGGCCCGGCACGAGGTTCCCGCAGCAACAAGGGGACCAAGTCGACTGCGTCCAAGCAGGGCCTGCGCATCGAGCGCATCCACACCACCCCCGGCGTGCATCCGTACGACGAGGTTGTCTGGGAGCGCCGTGACGTCGTCATGACCAACTGGCGCGACGGCTCGATCAACTTCGAGCAGCGTGGCGTCGAGTTCCCCGACTTCTGGTCGGTGAACGCGGTCAACATCGTCACCAGCAAGTACTTCCGGGGCGCTGTCGGCACCCCGCAGCGCGAGACCGGTCTGCGGCAGCTGATCGACCGGATCGTCAAGACGTACCGGAAGGCCGGCGAGGACCACCAGTACTTCGCCTCCCCCGCCGACGCGGAGATCTTCGAGCACGAGCTGGCGTACGCCCTCCTGCACCAGATCTTCAGCTTCAACTCGCCGGTGTGGTTCAACGTCGGCACGCCCCAGCCGCAGCAGGTCTCCGCCTGCTTCATCCTGTCCGTCGACGACTCCATGGAGTCGATCCTCGACTGGTACAAGGAAGAGGGCATGATCTTCAAGGGCGGCTCCGGCGCCGGCCTGAACCTCTCCCGCATCCGTTCCTCCAAGGAACTCCTCTCCTCCGGCGGCAACGCCTCCGGTCCCGTCTCCTTCATGCGGGGCGCCGACGCCTCCGCCGGAACGATCAAGTCCGGTGGCGCCACCCGCCGTGCGGCCAAGATGGTCATTCTCGACGTCGACCACCCCGACATCGAGAACTTCATCGAGACCAAGGTGAAGGAGGAGGAGAAGATCCGCGCCCTGCGCGACGCAGGTTTCGACATGGACCTGGGCGGGGACGACATCACCTCCGTCCAGTACCAGAACGCCAACAACTCGGTCCGTGTGAACGACGAGTTCATGAAGGCCGTGGAGTCCGGCGGCAAGTTCGGGCTGCGCGCCCGCATGACCGGCGACGTCATCGAAGAGGTCGAGGCCAAGTCCCTCTTCCGCAAGATGGCCGAGGCCGCCTGGGCCTGCGCCGATCCGGGCATCCAGTACGACGACACGATCAACCACTGGCACACCTGCCCCGAGTCCGGCCGGATCAACGGCTCGAACCCGTGCAGCGAGTACATGCACCTGGACAACACCTCGTGCAACCTCGCCTCGCTGAACCTGATGAAGTTCCTCAAGGACGACGGCAAGGGCAACCAGTCCTTCGAGTCCGAGCGCTTCGCCAAGGTCGTCGAGCTGGTCATCACCGCGATGGACATCTCCATCTGCTTCGCCGACTTCCCCACCGAGAAGATCGGCGAGAACACCCGCGCCTTCCGCCAGCTCGGCATCGGCTACGCCAACCTGGGCGCCCTGCTGATGGCGACCGGCCACGCCTACGACAGCGACGGCGGCCGCGCGCTCGCCGGCGCCATCACCTCGCTGATGACCGGCACCTCGTACAAGCGCTCCGCCGAGCTGGCCGCGGTCGTCGGCCCGTACGACGGCTACGCCCGCAACGCCGAGCCGCACCAGCGCGTCATGAAGCAGCACGCCGACGCCAACGCCGCGGCCGTCCACGGGGACGACCTGGACAACCCGATCTGGGCCGCCGCCACCGAGGCGTGGCAGGACGTGCTCCGGCTCGGCGCGAAGAACGGTTTCCGTAACGCGCAGGCGTCGGTCATCGCGCCCACCGGCACCATCGGTCTCGCGATGTCCTGCGACACCACCGGCCTGGAGCCCGACCTCGCCCTGGTCAAGTTCAAGAAGCTGGTCGGCGGCGGCTCGATGCAGATCGTCAACGGCACCGTTCCGCAGGCCCTGCGCCGCCTGGGCTACCAGGAGGAGCAGATCGAGGCGATCGTCGCCCACATCGCCGAGCACGGCAATGTGATCGACGCCCCCGGCCTCAAGACCGAGCACTACGAGGTCTTCGACTGCGCGATGGGCGAGCGGTCCATCTCCGCCATGGGCCACGTCCGCATGATGGCGGCCATCCAGCCGTGGATCTCCGGCGCGCTCTCCAAGACGGTCAACCTGCCGGAGTCGGCCACCGTCGAGGACGTCGAGGAGGTCTACTTCGAGGCGTGGAAGATGGGCGTCAAGGCGCTCGCGATCTACCGCGACAACTGCAAGGTCGGCCAGCCCCTCTCCGCCAAGACCAAGGAGAAGGAGAAGGAGGCCGTCGCGGCCAAGGCCGAGGACACCATCCGTACCGCGGTCGAGAAGGTCGTCGAGTACCGCCCGGTCCGCAAGCGCCTGCCCAAGGGCCGGCCCGGCATCACCACCTCGTTCACGGTGGGCGGCGCCGAGGGCTACATGACCGCCAATTCCTACCCGGACGACGGCCTGGGCGAGGTCTTCCTCAAGATGTCCAAGCAGGGCTCGACCCTCGCGGGCATGATGGACGCCTTCTCCATCGCGGTCTCGGTCGGCCTGCAGTACGGCGTCCCGCTGGAGACGTACGTCTCGAAGTTCACCAACATGCGCTTCGAGCCGGCCGGCATGACCGACGACCCGGACGTGCGGATGGCGCAGTCGATCGTCGACTACATCTTCCGCCGCCTGGCGCTGGACTTCCTGCCCTTCGAGACCCGCTCCGCCCTCGGCATCCACTCCGCCGAGGAGCGCCAGCGCCACCTCGACACCGGCTCCTACGAGCCGACGTTCGAGGAGGAGCAGCTGGAGGCCGAGACGCTGGCCCAGACGGCCCCGGTGCGCACCGAACCGCTGAAGGCGGTCGCCCCGGTCCAGGAGACCGCGAAGGCCGAGCCGAGGACGGCGCACACGTCGGCGGAGCTCGTCGAGATGCAGCTCGGCATCAGCGCGGACGCGCCGCTCTGCTTCTCCTGCGGCACGAAGATGCAGCGCGCCGGCTCCTGCTACATCTGCGAGGGCTGCGGCTCGACCAGCGGCTGCAGCTGA
- the lexA gene encoding transcriptional repressor LexA: protein MTTTADSAIITAQDRSQSRLEPVHAMNDSVTNTEGPEPGRPARSLPGRPPGIRADSSGLTDRQRRVIEVIRDSVQRRGYPPSMREIGQAVGLSSTSSVAHQLMALERKGFLRRDPHRPRAYEVRGSDQPSTQPADTTGKPAASYVPLVGRIAAGGPILAEESVEDVFPLPRQLVGDGELFVLKVVGDSMIEAAICDGDWVTVRRQPVAENGDIVAAMLDGEATVKRFKREDGHVWLLPHNAAYQPIPGDEATILGKVVAVLRRV, encoded by the coding sequence GTGACCACCACCGCAGACAGTGCCATCATCACTGCCCAGGACCGCTCCCAGAGCCGACTCGAGCCGGTGCATGCCATGAATGACTCAGTCACGAACACGGAGGGCCCGGAGCCCGGCCGCCCAGCGCGCTCGCTCCCCGGACGCCCTCCCGGAATCCGGGCGGACAGCTCGGGGCTCACGGACCGGCAGCGGCGGGTGATCGAGGTCATCCGGGATTCCGTCCAGCGGCGCGGCTACCCGCCGTCGATGCGGGAGATCGGACAGGCGGTGGGCCTCTCCAGCACCTCGTCCGTCGCCCACCAGCTGATGGCCCTGGAGCGCAAGGGCTTCCTGCGCCGCGACCCGCACCGCCCCCGCGCGTACGAGGTCCGCGGCTCCGACCAGCCGAGCACCCAGCCCGCCGACACCACGGGCAAGCCCGCCGCCTCGTACGTGCCGCTGGTGGGCCGGATCGCCGCCGGTGGCCCGATCCTCGCCGAGGAGTCCGTCGAGGACGTCTTCCCGCTCCCCCGCCAGCTGGTCGGCGACGGCGAGCTGTTCGTGCTCAAGGTCGTCGGCGACTCGATGATCGAGGCGGCCATCTGTGACGGCGACTGGGTCACCGTCCGGCGCCAGCCCGTCGCGGAGAACGGCGACATCGTGGCCGCCATGCTGGACGGCGAGGCCACGGTGAAGCGCTTCAAGCGCGAGGACGGCCATGTCTGGCTGCTCCCCCACAACGCCGCCTACCAGCCGATCCCCGGCGACGAGGCGACCATCCTCGGCAAGGTCGTCGCGGTGCTGCGCCGGGTCTGA
- the nrdR gene encoding transcriptional regulator NrdR: protein MHCPFCRHPDSRVVDSRTTDDGTSIRRRRQCPDCSRRFTTVETCSLMVVKRSGVTEPFSRTKVISGVRKACQGRPVTEDALAKLGQRVEEAVRATGSAELTTHDVGLAILGPLRELDLVAYLRFASVYRAFDSLEDFEAAIAELRERRPLAEASGGGETLEVPAPAVAAD, encoded by the coding sequence ATGCACTGCCCCTTCTGCAGGCACCCCGACAGCCGGGTCGTCGACAGTCGCACCACCGACGACGGGACCTCGATCCGACGGCGCCGCCAGTGCCCCGACTGCTCCCGCCGCTTCACCACGGTGGAGACCTGTTCACTCATGGTGGTCAAGCGGAGCGGCGTGACCGAACCCTTCAGCCGCACGAAGGTCATCTCCGGAGTGCGCAAGGCGTGCCAGGGGCGGCCCGTCACCGAGGACGCCCTCGCCAAGCTCGGCCAGCGGGTCGAGGAGGCGGTGCGGGCGACCGGCAGCGCGGAGCTCACCACACACGATGTGGGCCTGGCCATCCTCGGCCCCCTGCGGGAACTCGACCTCGTCGCCTACCTGCGGTTCGCGTCCGTCTACCGGGCGTTCGACAGCCTCGAAGACTTCGAGGCCGCCATCGCGGAACTCCGTGAGCGGCGGCCCCTCGCGGAAGCAAGCGGGGGCGGCGAGACCCTTGAGGTCCCCGCGCCCGCCGTCGCCGCCGACTAG
- a CDS encoding phage integrase N-terminal SAM-like domain-containing protein — protein sequence MLDGWATQQRARFLKADTIKARIDLVRRFAHFTGQYPWQWQAQEAEEFISHLRSGPRPVMVSTARGYQNGLRLFM from the coding sequence ATGCTGGATGGGTGGGCGACGCAGCAGAGGGCCCGCTTCCTGAAGGCGGACACGATCAAGGCGAGGATCGATCTCGTACGACGATTCGCACATTTCACCGGGCAGTACCCCTGGCAGTGGCAGGCCCAGGAGGCGGAGGAGTTCATCAGTCATCTCCGGTCTGGTCCGCGGCCGGTGATGGTGTCGACGGCCCGGGGATACCAGAACGGACTCCGGCTGTTCATGTAG
- a CDS encoding helix-turn-helix domain-containing protein: MIKKMGYRWHLRQIIAKQGMFQTSDLVPLLAERGVHLSREQVYRLVTQPPQRLSMDTLAALCDILGCGVQELIEVTTVEQLVRKTGTGPSSGTSAPPQPRRASIRRPDFS; encoded by the coding sequence ATGATCAAAAAGATGGGTTATCGCTGGCACCTACGTCAGATCATAGCAAAGCAAGGAATGTTCCAGACCAGCGACCTGGTGCCGTTGCTCGCGGAGCGCGGTGTGCATCTGTCTCGCGAGCAGGTGTACCGCCTGGTCACTCAGCCGCCGCAACGCTTGTCCATGGACACGCTCGCAGCCTTGTGCGACATTCTTGGCTGCGGTGTTCAGGAGCTGATCGAAGTGACCACCGTTGAGCAATTGGTACGCAAGACCGGCACCGGGCCGTCGAGCGGCACCAGCGCACCTCCTCAACCACGACGGGCCTCGATTCGGCGCCCGGACTTCTCGTGA
- a CDS encoding YdbC family protein translates to MLVKWIRCSVSDRRGFERGQRKWAGLLGEPGFRGQGGGWSRGRPEVAHVFAFWENRVFYDSFMARGHDTLAAAQAGTYQDLQVKLFEYRFDVKTGFEPRFTDADVLRVAHSRVHEDRVEHFALMQQRVWNPAMAGSPGMLRGIFGEAPGHEFLVLSMWQSSAERGKYRPGSVDRLSARAGTEEDVAALAGDVVQLEPSWTV, encoded by the coding sequence GTGCTGGTCAAGTGGATTCGCTGCAGTGTGTCGGACCGTCGGGGTTTCGAACGGGGGCAGCGGAAGTGGGCGGGGCTGCTGGGTGAGCCGGGCTTCAGGGGGCAGGGCGGCGGCTGGAGCCGCGGCCGGCCCGAGGTGGCGCACGTCTTCGCCTTCTGGGAGAACCGGGTCTTCTACGACTCCTTCATGGCGCGCGGCCACGACACCCTGGCCGCGGCGCAGGCCGGCACGTACCAGGACCTCCAGGTCAAGCTCTTCGAGTACCGCTTCGACGTGAAGACCGGCTTCGAACCCCGATTCACGGACGCCGACGTGCTCAGGGTGGCCCACAGCCGGGTCCACGAGGACCGGGTCGAACACTTCGCGCTCATGCAGCAGCGGGTGTGGAACCCGGCGATGGCCGGATCGCCCGGCATGCTGCGCGGGATCTTCGGCGAGGCGCCGGGGCACGAGTTCCTGGTCCTGTCGATGTGGCAGTCCAGCGCCGAACGCGGAAAGTACCGGCCGGGCAGCGTCGACCGGCTCTCGGCGCGCGCGGGTACGGAGGAGGACGTGGCGGCGCTCGCCGGCGACGTGGTGCAACTCGAACCGTCCTGGACGGTGTGA
- a CDS encoding TerD family protein, giving the protein MSTPNKDFEKVEVRVKWDPSDRGEAPNDLDIIAATYSADEPYGSPVYLVHHDSRAPDGTIMLERDSRTGQGFGYDEVMTLELNRISESYARVVVGVAIQQRDGRKTFGAIQNTGMQVREGYTTLSEDDFSSVGDATAAVVAEFVRDASGVWRFHDVVRGFDGDPDAFAAAMGGREFGA; this is encoded by the coding sequence ATGAGCACGCCCAACAAGGATTTCGAGAAGGTCGAGGTGCGGGTCAAATGGGACCCCAGCGACCGCGGTGAGGCGCCCAACGACCTGGACATCATCGCGGCGACCTATTCGGCGGACGAACCGTACGGCAGCCCGGTGTACCTGGTGCACCACGACAGCCGGGCGCCCGACGGCACGATCATGCTCGAACGCGACAGCAGGACCGGTCAGGGCTTCGGCTACGACGAGGTGATGACGCTGGAGCTGAACCGGATCTCCGAGTCCTACGCGCGGGTCGTCGTCGGCGTCGCCATCCAGCAGCGCGACGGCCGCAAGACGTTCGGCGCCATACAGAACACCGGGATGCAGGTCCGCGAGGGCTACACCACGCTGTCCGAGGACGACTTCTCCTCGGTGGGCGACGCGACCGCGGCCGTCGTGGCCGAATTCGTACGCGATGCCTCCGGCGTCTGGCGCTTCCACGACGTCGTCCGGGGCTTCGACGGCGACCCGGACGCGTTCGCCGCCGCGATGGGCGGCCGCGAGTTCGGCGCCTGA
- a CDS encoding IucA/IucC family protein — translation MPTYPAHPDAMEPPAPLSTPPLNRAGWERAASRMLAKMLGEFAYEEIIEPAPRTAGGSTYTLPLDDDSHLTFTARRGVYGGWRVDPASIRVQGPDPAGDSAPFHDPLAFLTRARRLLDLDGTTLGHLIRELTATLAADARLDHTALTAGELAALDYAELEGHQTGHPWIVANKGRLGFSATDAARYAPEAREPVRLPWLAVSHRIADYRGVPSLADPERLYAQELDPAVRAAFAGVLRDRGLDPAGYHYLPVHPWQWDEWIVPLFAPAIAAGDIVPLPADPDVRLPQQSIRTFANLARPDRHMVKLPLSILNTLVWRGLPTERTVAAPAVTGWVQGLRDNDPFLRDTCGVILLGEVASVTVEHPLYDHLPEAPYQFKEILGAIWREPLTPRLAPGERARTLASLLHTDPRGRAFTAELIARSGLTPTVWLSRLFAALLPPLLHFLYRYGTVFSPHGENAIVVFDENDVPVRLAIKDFVDDVNVSAQPLPEHDTMPADVRRVLLTEEPAFLTQFIHSGLFTGVFRFLSPLCEEQLGVPESEFWSLVRAEILRHQARFPELKERFEMFDMLTPRIERLCLNRNRLHLDGYRDRPVRPHAAVHGSVANPLHLSAWGRE, via the coding sequence GTGCCCACATACCCAGCGCACCCCGACGCAATGGAGCCGCCCGCACCGCTGAGCACGCCCCCACTGAACCGGGCGGGCTGGGAACGGGCCGCCTCCCGGATGCTCGCGAAGATGCTCGGTGAATTCGCCTACGAGGAAATCATCGAGCCGGCTCCGCGAACCGCCGGCGGCAGCACGTACACCCTCCCCCTGGACGACGACAGCCATCTGACCTTCACCGCCCGGCGCGGCGTGTACGGCGGCTGGCGCGTGGACCCCGCGTCGATCCGGGTCCAGGGCCCCGACCCCGCCGGGGACAGCGCCCCCTTCCACGACCCGCTGGCCTTCCTCACCCGCGCCCGCCGCCTCCTCGACCTGGACGGCACCACGCTCGGCCACCTCATCCGCGAGCTGACCGCGACCCTCGCCGCCGACGCCCGCCTCGACCACACCGCCCTCACCGCCGGCGAACTGGCCGCCCTCGACTACGCCGAACTGGAGGGCCACCAGACCGGCCACCCCTGGATCGTCGCCAACAAGGGCCGCCTCGGCTTCTCCGCCACCGACGCCGCCCGCTACGCCCCCGAAGCCCGCGAACCGGTCCGGCTGCCCTGGCTCGCCGTCTCCCACCGGATCGCCGACTACCGCGGCGTACCCTCGCTGGCCGACCCGGAGCGGCTCTACGCGCAGGAGCTGGACCCCGCGGTGCGCGCGGCCTTCGCCGGCGTCCTGCGCGACCGCGGGCTCGACCCGGCCGGCTACCACTACCTGCCCGTCCACCCCTGGCAGTGGGACGAGTGGATCGTGCCGCTGTTCGCGCCGGCCATCGCCGCCGGCGACATCGTGCCGCTGCCGGCCGACCCGGACGTACGGCTGCCGCAGCAGTCCATCCGCACCTTCGCCAACCTCGCCCGCCCCGACCGGCACATGGTCAAGCTGCCGCTGTCGATCCTCAACACCCTGGTCTGGCGCGGCCTGCCCACCGAGCGCACCGTCGCCGCGCCCGCCGTCACCGGCTGGGTCCAGGGCCTCCGCGACAACGACCCCTTCCTGCGCGACACCTGCGGCGTGATCCTGCTCGGCGAGGTCGCCTCGGTCACCGTCGAACACCCGCTGTACGACCACCTCCCCGAAGCGCCGTACCAGTTCAAGGAGATCCTGGGGGCGATCTGGCGCGAGCCCCTGACACCGCGCCTGGCACCGGGGGAGCGGGCCCGAACCCTCGCCTCCCTCCTCCACACCGACCCGCGCGGACGCGCCTTCACCGCCGAACTCATCGCCCGCTCCGGACTGACCCCGACCGTCTGGCTGTCCCGCCTGTTCGCGGCCCTGCTGCCGCCGCTGCTGCACTTCCTCTACCGCTACGGCACCGTGTTCTCGCCGCACGGCGAGAACGCCATCGTGGTCTTCGACGAGAACGATGTGCCGGTGCGCCTCGCCATCAAGGACTTCGTGGACGACGTCAACGTCAGCGCGCAGCCGCTCCCCGAGCACGACACCATGCCGGCGGACGTGCGCCGCGTCCTGCTGACCGAGGAGCCCGCCTTCCTCACCCAGTTCATCCACTCCGGGCTGTTCACCGGCGTCTTCCGCTTCCTCTCCCCGCTCTGCGAGGAGCAGCTGGGCGTCCCCGAGAGCGAATTCTGGTCACTCGTCCGGGCGGAGATCCTGCGCCACCAGGCCCGGTTCCCCGAGCTGAAGGAGCGGTTCGAGATGTTCGACATGCTGACCCCGCGCATCGAGCGCCTCTGTCTGAACCGCAACCGGCTGCATCTGGACGGCTATCGCGACCGGCCCGTGCGCCCGCACGCGGCGGTCCACGGCAGCGTGGCCAATCCCCTCCACCTGTCGGCGTGGGGCCGGGAGTGA
- a CDS encoding ATP-dependent DNA helicase — translation MTKPSLPELLHAAVTAVGGMERPGQAAMAAAVADAVDDQSHLLVQAGTGTGKSLGYLVPALAHGERVVVATATLALQRQLVERDLPRTVDALHPLLRRRPQFAMLKGRSNYLCLHRLHEGVPQDEEEGLFDQFEAAAPSSKLGQDLLRMRDWADETETGDRDDLTPGVSDRAWAQISVSSRECLGASKCAYGAECFAEQARERAKLADVVVTNHALLAIDAIEGAPVLPQHEVLIVDEAHELVSRVTGVATGELTPGQVNRAVRRAAKLVNEKAADALQTASEGFERVMELALPGRLEEVPEDLGYALTALRDAARTVISAIGATRDKSVQDEDAVRKQALAAVESVHAVAERITQGSEYDVVWYERHDRFGASLRVAPLSVSGLLREKLFTERSVVLTSATLKLGGDFNGVGASLGLAPEGTAGEDVPQWKGLDVGSPFDYPKQGILYVARHLATPGREGSRTDMLDELSELVEAAGGRTLGLFSSMRAAKAAAEELRGRLEKPILLQGEETLGELIKNFAADPETCLFGTLSLWQGVDVPGPSCQLVIMDRIPFPRPDDPLMSARQKAVEEGGGNGFMAVAATHAALLMAQGAGRLVRATGDKGVVAVLDPRLANARYGSYLRASLPDFWYTTDRNQVRRSLAAIDAAAKADGR, via the coding sequence ATGACGAAGCCATCCCTCCCTGAACTCCTGCACGCCGCCGTGACCGCCGTCGGCGGCATGGAGCGGCCCGGCCAGGCCGCGATGGCGGCAGCCGTCGCCGACGCCGTGGACGACCAATCGCACCTGCTGGTCCAGGCCGGCACGGGAACGGGCAAGTCGCTCGGCTACCTGGTGCCGGCCCTGGCCCACGGCGAGCGGGTGGTCGTCGCCACGGCGACCCTGGCCCTCCAGCGCCAGCTCGTCGAGCGCGACCTGCCGCGCACGGTGGACGCGCTGCATCCGCTGCTGCGCCGCCGGCCCCAGTTCGCCATGCTCAAGGGCCGGTCGAACTACCTCTGTCTGCACCGGCTCCACGAGGGCGTCCCGCAGGACGAGGAGGAGGGGCTGTTCGACCAGTTCGAGGCGGCGGCCCCGTCCAGCAAGCTGGGACAGGACCTGCTGCGCATGCGCGACTGGGCCGACGAGACCGAGACGGGCGACCGGGACGACCTGACGCCCGGCGTCTCGGACCGGGCCTGGGCGCAGATCTCCGTCTCCTCGCGGGAGTGCCTGGGCGCGAGCAAGTGCGCGTACGGGGCGGAGTGCTTCGCCGAGCAGGCGCGGGAGCGGGCGAAGCTCGCCGATGTGGTGGTCACCAACCACGCCCTCCTGGCGATCGACGCCATCGAGGGCGCCCCGGTCCTCCCGCAGCACGAGGTGCTGATCGTGGACGAGGCGCACGAACTGGTCTCGCGGGTCACCGGTGTGGCCACCGGCGAGCTCACCCCGGGCCAGGTCAACCGCGCCGTGCGCCGCGCCGCGAAGTTGGTCAACGAGAAGGCGGCCGACGCGCTCCAGACCGCGTCCGAGGGCTTCGAGCGGGTGATGGAGCTGGCGCTGCCCGGCCGCCTGGAGGAGGTCCCGGAGGACCTGGGATACGCGCTGACGGCCCTGCGGGACGCCGCGCGTACGGTGATCTCCGCCATCGGCGCCACGCGCGACAAGTCCGTCCAGGACGAGGACGCGGTCCGCAAGCAGGCGCTGGCCGCCGTCGAGTCGGTCCACGCCGTGGCGGAGCGCATCACCCAGGGGTCCGAGTACGACGTCGTCTGGTACGAGCGCCACGACCGGTTCGGCGCCTCGCTCCGCGTCGCCCCGCTCTCCGTCTCCGGGCTGCTGCGCGAGAAGCTGTTCACGGAGCGTTCCGTCGTCCTCACCTCGGCCACGCTCAAGCTCGGCGGTGACTTCAACGGTGTGGGCGCCTCGCTGGGCCTCGCCCCGGAGGGCACGGCCGGCGAGGACGTACCGCAGTGGAAGGGCCTGGACGTCGGCTCGCCGTTCGACTACCCGAAGCAGGGCATCCTGTACGTCGCCCGGCATCTGGCGACCCCCGGCCGGGAGGGCTCGCGCACGGACATGCTGGACGAGCTGTCCGAGCTGGTGGAGGCGGCCGGCGGGCGCACTCTGGGGCTGTTCTCCTCGATGAGGGCGGCGAAGGCGGCGGCCGAGGAGCTGCGCGGCCGGCTGGAGAAGCCGATCCTGCTCCAGGGCGAGGAAACCCTGGGCGAGCTGATCAAGAACTTCGCCGCCGACCCGGAGACCTGCCTCTTCGGCACGCTGTCGCTCTGGCAGGGCGTCGATGTGCCGGGGCCCAGCTGCCAGCTGGTGATCATGGACCGCATCCCCTTCCCGCGCCCCGACGATCCGCTGATGAGCGCGCGCCAGAAGGCGGTCGAGGAGGGGGGCGGCAATGGCTTCATGGCGGTGGCGGCCACGCATGCCGCGCTGCTGATGGCCCAGGGAGCCGGCCGTCTCGTACGGGCCACGGGGGACAAGGGCGTCGTCGCGGTGCTCGACCCGCGGCTGGCCAACGCGCGGTACGGCAGCTATCTGCGCGCCTCGCTCCCCGACTTCTGGTACACCACCGACCGCAACCAGGTCCGCCGCTCGCTCGCCGCGATCGACGCGGCCGCCAAGGCGGACGGACGCTGA